A stretch of the Nicotiana tabacum cultivar K326 chromosome 6, ASM71507v2, whole genome shotgun sequence genome encodes the following:
- the LOC107763090 gene encoding superoxide dismutase [Cu-Zn] 2 isoform X1 produces the protein MGALKAVAVISGNNSVKGSLQFIQQPNGSTHVRGRITGLAPGLHGFHIHALGDTTNGCNSTGPHFNPLKKDHGAPTDDVRHAGDLGNIVAGPNGVAEISISDMLIPLSGVHSILGRAVVVHADPDDLGRGGHELSKSTGNAGARVGCDQRNGAILFPLWGSFEIHSKGKHEGAIVGTCLLTSAS, from the exons ATGGGCGCCTTGAAAGCAGTGGCTGTCATCTCTGGTAACAATAGCGTCAAAGGCTCCTTACAGTTCATCCAACAACCCAACG GCTCTACCCATGTGAGAGGAAGAATAACTGGTCTCGCTCCAGGTCTTCACGGTTTCCATATTCATGCTTTGGGCGATACTACCAATGGCTGCAATTCCACTG GACCTCATTTTAATCCACTTAAGAAGGATCATGGAGCTCCCACTGATGATGTGCGTCATGCGGGCGATTTAGGCAACATTGTTGCTGGTcctaatg GGGTGGCCGAGATATCAATTTCAGATATGCTG ATTCCGCTTAGTGGAGTACACTCCATCTTGGGGAGGGCAGTAGTTGTGCATGCTGATCCTGATGATCTGGGAAGAG GTGGACATGAACTTAGTAAGTCAACTGGGAATGCCGGTGCAAGAGTTGGCTGTG ATCAAAGGAACGGAGCAATCCTTTTTCCTTTGTGGGGCAGTTTTGAAATACACTCAAAAGGCAAGCACGAAGGAGCTATAGTTGGAACTTGTTTGTTAACCTCTGCCAGCTAA
- the LOC107763090 gene encoding superoxide dismutase [Cu-Zn] 2 isoform X2, which produces MGALKAVAVISGNNSVKGSLQFIQQPNGSTHVRGRITGLAPGLHGFHIHALGDTTNGCNSTGPHFNPLKKDHGAPTDDVRHAGDLGNIVAGPNGVAEISISDMLIPLSGVHSILGRAVVVHADPDDLGRGGHELSKSTGNAGARVGCGVIGLQSSV; this is translated from the exons ATGGGCGCCTTGAAAGCAGTGGCTGTCATCTCTGGTAACAATAGCGTCAAAGGCTCCTTACAGTTCATCCAACAACCCAACG GCTCTACCCATGTGAGAGGAAGAATAACTGGTCTCGCTCCAGGTCTTCACGGTTTCCATATTCATGCTTTGGGCGATACTACCAATGGCTGCAATTCCACTG GACCTCATTTTAATCCACTTAAGAAGGATCATGGAGCTCCCACTGATGATGTGCGTCATGCGGGCGATTTAGGCAACATTGTTGCTGGTcctaatg GGGTGGCCGAGATATCAATTTCAGATATGCTG ATTCCGCTTAGTGGAGTACACTCCATCTTGGGGAGGGCAGTAGTTGTGCATGCTGATCCTGATGATCTGGGAAGAG GTGGACATGAACTTAGTAAGTCAACTGGGAATGCCGGTGCAAGAGTTGGCTGTG GCGTTATTGGGCTTCAGTCATCTGTTTAG
- the LOC107763091 gene encoding eukaryotic translation initiation factor NCBP-like (The RefSeq protein has 1 substitution compared to this genomic sequence), producing MEVTGEKRELEKKNLNNTPSPTTDSLTADREAKDLERAALDLKAGLHPLKHNFVFWYTRRTPGVRTQTSYEDNIKKIVDFSTVERFWVCYCHFARPSTLPSPADLHLFKDGICPLWEDSANCNGGKWIIRFKKAVSGRFWEDLVLSLVGDQLDYGDNICGAVLSVRSNEDILSVWNRNASDHQAVMALRDSIKRHLKLPSSYVMEYKPHDASLRDNSSYCNTWLRG from the exons ATGGAAGTGACGGGGGAGAAGAGAGAGTTGGAGAAGAAGAACTTGAACAATACTCCATCTCCGACGACTGATTCCTTGACGGCAGATAGAGAAGCCAAAGATCTCGAACGCGTTGCACTCGATCTCAAAGCTGGTCTTCACCCTCTCAAG CACAATTTTGTGTTTTGGTACACTCGGCGGACACCTGGGGTTCGAACTCAAACATCGTACGAGGACAATATCAAGAAAATTGTTGATTTTAGTACT GTCGAACGATTTTGGGTTTGCTATTGCCACTTTGCTCGACCATCAACATTGCCAAGCCCAGCTGATTTGCATCTTTTCAAGGATGGCATTTGTCCATTATGGGAG GATTCTGCTAACTGCAATGGTGGAAAGTGGATAATTCGTTTTAAAAAGGCTGTCTCAGGCCGCTTCTGGGAAGACTTG GTTCTGTCCCTGGTGGGTGATCAGCTTGATTACGGTGATAACATATGTGGTGCAGTTTTAAGTGTTCGTTCCAATGAAGATATATTGAGTGTGTGGAACCGCAATGCATCAGATCATCAG GCTGTGATGGCACTCAGAGATTCAATCAAAAGACATTTGAAGCTTCCCAGTAGCTATGTCATGGAATACAAGCCCCATGATGCTTCTCTTCGTGACAATTCATCATACTGCAATACTTGGCTGAGAGGATAG
- the LOC142181758 gene encoding uncharacterized protein LOC142181758: MPLAIYKRLGIGRAKPISMLLQLADRTVKSPSGILDDMLIQVGKFVFPAYFVILDCKVDEETSIILGRPFFATGRALIDCETGELKMRLNDEEITFNVQKSMRRSSEFTNCSLIDAVDVIVEADDEMLTIEDPLAACLVNLDEVNGEELAE, translated from the coding sequence ATGCCCTTGGCGATCTATAAGAGGTTGGGTATTGGAAGAGCTAAACCCATttctatgttgttgcagctggctgacaggaCCGTGAAAAGTCCTTCTGGTATtttggatgatatgttgattcaggtagggaaatttgtaTTCCCTGCATATTTTGTTATTCTAGATTGCAAGGTGGATGAAGAGACttccataattttgggaaggccgttctTTGCCACTGGGAGAGCTCTTATTGATTGTGAGACTGGGGAGCTCAAGATGCGGTTGaacgatgaagagataacattcaatgtgcagaaatctatgaggcgatCAAGTGAATTCACcaattgttctcttattgatgCCGTGGATGTAATCGTAGAAGCTGATGATGAGATGCTGACTATTGAGGACCCTCTTGCTGCATGTCTGGTAAATTTAGATGAGGTGAATGGGGAAGAACTGGCGGaatag